In a genomic window of Asticcacaulis sp.:
- a CDS encoding M56 family metallopeptidase, with translation MNPHMEALGFTLVHFCWQAALIAAAYKLTELFRPNLRPQARYTLGLAALLAMTLAALATYIYEEIRLYQPVAAGTVSASPLFDSAQAQTLSQSLSNWLPWLDAFWLMGVLALTFRMASRLWQVHGLKKHAQAAPIAVQDRFSALLRRFGLTGKVQVRLHPAITGPFVVGAFRSVVYLPLSAVTSLSPAQLDAVLSHELEHIRRADYLWNLVQNLIETLFFYHPAVWWIGARLREQRELCCDDAAIRTCDDPITYATALLNLEEQRRGMPANLAPANLAMALNGQGRHELLSRISRILGETPDSRLKVRPVAFVLLPVMLLTLTAFAAAPVTEAAHKICPEKTAKVTATANLALASLQEAITGHPAPEPQVSTTVAPASVSVPDVKLNWSNQSETDDIDPDAIAAQVRAEVMKARADIANAKDIDIDPQALAAQARADAMQAKADMERQGIAHDIDPDAIAAQVLAETQHAKADAARVALLNLDPDAIAAQARAAAVAAKAQMAAQKAASKAEWARKKAENQRLKAPKAPVAPLPPVPPAPPAPIIESPAPLAEPPAPPEPPAAPTLSSWHIISPSQSPANKAYRVLKPTITAYPIAVPTPVVDTTSAPVIALNRLPNAHAAAIPSPDPRSEVVINVRTIQKVKVDTTP, from the coding sequence ATGAATCCCCATATGGAAGCGCTCGGCTTTACCCTGGTACATTTCTGCTGGCAGGCCGCGCTTATCGCCGCCGCCTACAAGCTGACGGAGCTTTTCCGGCCGAACCTGAGGCCGCAGGCACGCTATACGCTCGGATTGGCGGCCCTGCTGGCCATGACCCTGGCTGCCCTGGCGACCTATATTTATGAAGAAATCCGGCTTTACCAGCCCGTGGCTGCCGGCACCGTATCTGCCTCGCCCCTGTTTGACAGCGCCCAGGCCCAGACTCTGTCCCAGAGCCTGTCGAACTGGCTGCCCTGGCTTGATGCCTTTTGGTTGATGGGCGTCCTGGCCCTGACCTTCCGCATGGCCAGCCGTCTGTGGCAGGTTCATGGCCTGAAAAAGCACGCTCAGGCAGCGCCGATCGCGGTTCAGGATCGCTTCAGCGCCCTGCTCCGTCGCTTTGGCCTGACCGGCAAGGTGCAGGTCCGCCTGCATCCCGCGATCACCGGACCGTTCGTCGTCGGCGCCTTCCGTTCGGTAGTATATCTGCCGCTGTCGGCCGTGACCTCGCTGTCGCCAGCGCAGCTTGACGCCGTTCTGTCACACGAACTGGAGCATATCCGCCGCGCCGATTATCTGTGGAACCTGGTCCAGAACCTGATCGAGACCCTGTTCTTCTATCATCCCGCCGTCTGGTGGATCGGCGCCCGCTTACGCGAACAGCGCGAACTGTGCTGTGACGATGCCGCCATCCGCACCTGCGACGATCCGATCACCTATGCCACCGCCCTGCTCAACCTCGAAGAACAGCGCCGCGGTATGCCGGCCAACCTCGCCCCGGCCAACCTTGCCATGGCCCTGAACGGCCAGGGGCGCCACGAACTGCTGTCGCGTATTTCCCGCATCCTGGGTGAAACACCGGACTCCCGCCTGAAAGTGCGTCCGGTCGCCTTCGTCCTGCTGCCCGTCATGCTCCTGACCCTGACGGCCTTCGCCGCCGCACCGGTCACCGAGGCTGCGCACAAGATATGCCCGGAAAAGACGGCAAAGGTCACCGCCACCGCCAATCTGGCCCTAGCCAGCCTGCAGGAAGCCATTACCGGCCATCCGGCACCAGAACCGCAAGTCTCGACCACTGTCGCGCCGGCTAGTGTCAGTGTGCCGGATGTCAAGCTCAACTGGTCTAATCAATCCGAAACAGACGATATCGATCCTGACGCCATCGCCGCCCAGGTCCGTGCCGAAGTCATGAAAGCCAGGGCCGATATCGCCAATGCCAAGGACATCGATATCGATCCGCAGGCTTTGGCGGCCCAGGCCCGCGCCGATGCCATGCAGGCCAAGGCGGACATGGAACGCCAGGGCATTGCGCACGATATCGATCCGGATGCCATCGCTGCCCAGGTTCTGGCCGAAACCCAGCACGCCAAGGCCGATGCGGCGCGCGTCGCCCTGCTTAACCTCGACCCCGACGCCATCGCTGCCCAGGCTCGCGCCGCCGCTGTGGCCGCCAAGGCTCAGATGGCCGCGCAAAAGGCCGCCAGCAAGGCAGAATGGGCGCGCAAGAAGGCAGAAAACCAGCGGCTGAAGGCTCCCAAGGCGCCTGTCGCACCGCTTCCGCCTGTACCGCCCGCCCCGCCAGCGCCCATAATCGAATCGCCCGCCCCGCTGGCCGAACCGCCAGCGCCCCCTGAGCCACCTGCAGCACCTACTCTATCATCATGGCATATAATTTCCCCATCACAGTCACCTGCAAACAAAGCTTATAGGGTATTGAAACCGACGATAACGGCTTATCCCATTGCGGTTCCGACGCCCGTCGTCGACACCACTTCAGCCCCAGTTATCGCACTGAATAGGCTGCCGAACGCCCATGCGGCCGCCATTCCATCGCCTGATCCCAGGTCGGAAGTCGTGATAAATGTCCGAACCATCCAAAAGGTGAAGGTCGACACCA